The DNA region TGTCCGATTACGAGCTTTACAATGTCGTTACTTTCTCTGATTTTTGGAATCCATTAGCTGGACCTCTTCATTCCTGTTTCAGTAGTTCATTGGTTTAAATATTCTAGACCATCCTAAACATTCTTGGTCTAGGGAAGAATTTTAACTAGAAATAAGTTTAGTCTCACTTGACTCCCATAAAGATTTAGATGCATATTTCTACCCCTAAAAAGTTTGCAGATCCTGTAAAAATTCATTGACTTAATTCAATCACAGTTTGAAATTGTTCCTACATTCAAATTGTTGCTAAACTATTTGCCAAGAATTTCTCTTTGTTGTTACTTTGTACAAACAAAATTAGAGATAGACAGAATCTCTTCACCTCTGCAATCAATATGATGGAAATTATAATGAACAACTACTATCTCTTCACCTCTGCAATCAATATGATGGAAATTAGAATGAACAACAACTATCTTTCCCATATAATTCTTTAATCTTAATGGACTATCTTATCTTGATGCTTGTTATGGGTGATAAAGGGAATATATCGCTCTATTATTAGCTTGGCATATGATAAACAATTATTTGTGCAACTCTTTTACAACATTATGACTTCACAAACATTTAAACAATATTTGTTTTCCAATATAATCTCACCACACAAAACATAATTAAGAAATTACTTTGATCACAGATTACATTCAAGCCAAATGTTGTATAGGCTTGATTTTGTTTTATTGTTCAGAATACtgtggaaaaaaaaataatattacatCATTTAATAATCTTCAAATGGCACTCTAACTGAATTCTGGTTTTGGTGGCATTTGCAGGTCCATGATGCTTCCTTCCAACATGTTGATAACCATGCTAATTGAAGGTCTATTTTCTGGCTTTATCTGTATGCACCATAACCCCACTATCATCATCTTTTTTGCAATTTCTTTAGTCTTAGGATTAGCATCAGTCTCAGGACTAACAAGACTGGCATCAGGAGTGACTAAATCATAGTACTTATTGAAATTGTCATAAACCCAGTCTGGAAAATAAATTTCACTGCTATGGTCTGCCATTGCTTTGAAGTTCTTTCTCCCTCCAACCATTTCTAATATCATCATTCCGTAGCTATAAACATCCGACTTACTGGATATCACTCCAAAGCTTCTAGAGAAGAGTTCTGGAGCGATATACCCTGGCGTTCCCCTCATAGCCATTGTTGAGATAACACTATCCTTTCGTAGGCACATCTTGGCCAATCCAAAATCTGAAATTTTGGGATGAAAATCTTGGTCCAATAAGATATTATGGGGCTTTATATCAAAGTGAACGATGCGGGTGTTGCATCCTCTATGCAAGTACTCTAGACCTTGCGCTATGCCTTTCGCAATATTATATAACTTCTCCCAGCTTAGTTGGGTATTTTTCATATCTGATTTGTTGCTAAAGATGAACTTCTCCAGGGATCCATTCTGCATGAACTCGTAAACTAGAGCTCTCTTTGATCCCTCTAAGCAAAATCCAAGAAGTCCAACAATGTTGACATGGGAGGTTCGACTGATGCTCTCTACCTCGTTGATGAACTCTTGTCCATCGCCTTTGGATTCACTCAGGAGTTTCACAGCAACCAAATGGCCATCTTTGAGTGAACCTTTGAATACAGAACCATAACCTCCTTTCCCAAGCATGTCACTGAAAGAATTTGTCATTCTTTTTATTTCTGAATATGTGTATCTCTTTGGAGTTGACTCGTACTGAAGCACTATGGCTTCGATAGCTTGGTTTTCTTTCTCACCTTGCTTTCTAAATCGTAGAAGCCAAATTGAGAGAAAACTTGAAAGGGCAACCATTATACCTGCAGCTGCC from Zingiber officinale cultivar Zhangliang chromosome 4B, Zo_v1.1, whole genome shotgun sequence includes:
- the LOC121974564 gene encoding LEAF RUST 10 DISEASE-RESISTANCE LOCUS RECEPTOR-LIKE PROTEIN KINASE-like 2.3 isoform X2 yields the protein MLGEAVSFPLLLLDCLLLVLFSVPSRSEYSCPNSMPALCGGVNISYPFWKSSDFLQNNNTYCGYQGFNVTCESPYYTPILLLGNDRYRVLDINYRTGVIILADDAFIISTESESCSRVNHSVTWFSNLSLSYTDNDANLTFLYDCTEDGEWTNNSISCLPPGENYVFRSIPESFTQRCNEIFVSPVLRSHLPTDPGQLRIEYAQALKRGFELNWSGDANRDCTDCQSSGGRCGYNKTNYDLVPACFCSDGKIEQFQCIQAFGSTNPGGGLPGPTYQPLGGGRKPNKVLIIGVVVGIMVALSSFLSIWLLRFRKQGEKENQAIEAIVLQYESTPKRYTYSEIKRMTNSFSDMLGKGGYGSVFKGSLKDGHLVAVKLLSESKGDGQEFINEVESISRTSHVNIVGLLGFCLEGSKRALVYEFMQNGSLEKFIFSNKSDMKNTQLSWEKLYNIAKGIAQGLEYLHRGCNTRIVHFDIKPHNILLDQDFHPKISDFGLAKMCLRKDSVISTMAMRGTPGYIAPELFSRSFGVISSKSDVYSYGMMILEMVGGRKNFKAMADHSSEIYFPDWVYDNFNKYYDLVTPDASLVSPETDANPKTKEIAKKMMIVGLWCIQIKPENRPSISMVINMLEGSIMDLQMPPKPEFS
- the LOC121974564 gene encoding LEAF RUST 10 DISEASE-RESISTANCE LOCUS RECEPTOR-LIKE PROTEIN KINASE-like 2.3 isoform X1, which gives rise to MLGEAVSFPLLLLDCLLLVLFSVPSRSEYSCPNSMPALCGGVNISYPFWKSSDFLQNNNTYCGYQGFNVTCESPYYTPILLLGNDRYRVLDINYRTGVIILADDAFIISTESESCSRVNHSVTWFSNLSLSYTDNDANLTFLYDCTEDGEWTNNSISCLPPGENYVFRSIPESFTQRCNEIFVSPVLRSHLPTDPGQLRIEYAQALKRGFELNWSGDANRDCTDCQSSGGRCGYNKTNYDLVPACFCSDGKIEQFQCIQAFGSTNPGGGLPGPTYQPLGGGRKPNKVLIIGVVVAAGIMVALSSFLSIWLLRFRKQGEKENQAIEAIVLQYESTPKRYTYSEIKRMTNSFSDMLGKGGYGSVFKGSLKDGHLVAVKLLSESKGDGQEFINEVESISRTSHVNIVGLLGFCLEGSKRALVYEFMQNGSLEKFIFSNKSDMKNTQLSWEKLYNIAKGIAQGLEYLHRGCNTRIVHFDIKPHNILLDQDFHPKISDFGLAKMCLRKDSVISTMAMRGTPGYIAPELFSRSFGVISSKSDVYSYGMMILEMVGGRKNFKAMADHSSEIYFPDWVYDNFNKYYDLVTPDASLVSPETDANPKTKEIAKKMMIVGLWCIQIKPENRPSISMVINMLEGSIMDLQMPPKPEFS